DNA from Danio aesculapii chromosome 10, fDanAes4.1, whole genome shotgun sequence:
tttctgtgggtctcgtctatcaaatctgagcttgacgttgtattctctattggattcagatcaggtgattggctgggccattctacagcttgattttctttctctgaaagcatttgagagtctccttggctgtgttttggatcattgtcttgctgaaatgtccaccctgatttcatcttcatcctcctgctaatgtagatgttggactgaagcagctgatattcatttacactgatgaagggcagagggttgctgaagagctactgagagatttcagctgctgtctgggctttcacagtTGAACTACACCTGCCTTCATGTGTTGAATATGTTTTCCctgagtcatttcattttattacacataaattcatgtgtaaattaatttgttttgttttctttgcatatattgatttctttggttgttaccaacaaatttcaagtcaacagcacctttatcaatatgttttctgagaaaattgGTTCCAAATCGTGTtaaactggttatcgtcccatgcccagTCCTCAGCTGCTGTGTTTTGGCTGGATCTGACAGTTTTCCTCCTGTGGTAGGTGACGCTGAAGCTCCAGGGCTCTCAGCTGCCTGACAGCTCACAGCTCCAGCAGTACAGCATCAAATGTGAGGAGGAGGACAAGTTCCTGCTCATCTACACGCTGCTGAAGCTCGGCCTAGTCCAGGGGAAGACGCTCCTCTTTGTCAGCGACGTGGACCGATCGTACCGCCTCAAGCTGTTTTTGGAGCAGTTCAGCATTCCTGCTTGTGTCCTGAACTCTGAGCTGCCGGTTCACTCCAGGTAAGACATGGGGTTTGGCCAGTTAAGTTTCaatttagtttgcaccaattctgggTTATACATGCCATGAAAGTAGCTCAGCTTATCCGTAATGACAACAAAGAGTGATTAAAGGGAATTAAAATaccgttttttagatgttagtgcCAGTGTTGTTGGTTTGTAGgatgtctataagctagtgtgctctaaaacagtgacaaaattcatgtttagaagatCTAAATCTGATACagacatgtaaagcttgtagtttgtcacttccgcctaaattaATCCAGGTTTtatttcacgtcacctcatacttcagtttctcatctaatcttttgaccaatcaaatgctctctagtgtctgacatgtccCGGCCCTGCAAGACTCTTCTCATTTGATGAGATTGAGCTCCATCATTCTAACTGGaagagctgtgagaaaacaaaacgctattggctgtttttttttaaagggaggaGCTACAGCATGTCCCACACTCTCTtcatacacactacctgacaaattcttgtggtcgatcccagttgtaagagaaacaaataataacttgacttctggttgatcatttggaaaagtggcagaaggtggatttttcccatgaatcatctgttgaactgcatcccaatcaatacaaatactgcagaagacctactggaacctgcatgaacccaagattcccacagatatcagtcaagtttggtgaagggaaaatcatggtttggggtcaaattcagtatgggggcgtgcgagagatctgcagagtggatgatcaacatcaacagcctgaggtatcaagacatttgtgctgcccattacattacaaaccacaggagagggggaattctccagcaggagagcgctccttctcatacttcagcctccacatcaaagctcctgaaagcaaagaaggtcaaggtgatccaggattggccagcccagtcaccagagatgaacattattgagcatgtctggggtaaaatggaggaggaggcactgaagatgaatccaaagaatcttgatgaactctgggagtcctgcaagaacgctttcttatcaagttattatttggtgttcctaaaactttggtaggcaagtttatttctatagcacatttcatacacaatagcaattcaaagtgcttaacATACACAGGATTAAAAGAGACAAGCTTAAATAAAATAGAAGCAGATAACAGTTagcatcttaataataataaaactgattaaaatagcGTAAAGTTTCTCTCTCACTttgggacttccccattctggtgattACCCCCCTCTGTGGACTTTTTCGTTACCTATTAACCTATTGGACGTCTCCCACAGATTCAATTTTTCATCTACAATCAAAAAGTcaagctttacagctctaattacgtgtcaagacttttgtcaggtagtgtatatgtatatattgtacaCTTAAATggaaatgttaattattaaatgtttgttttgcagGTGTCACATCATCACCCAGTTCAATCAAGGCTTCTACAATTACATCATCGCCTCAGATGAGCAGGGATTGGAGAGTCCCGCTGGAAGCTCACAGGAGAAAGGGAAGAGGAAGAAGAACACTGGGAAAAAGTATGGGCGCCTAGCTGAAATGCtcaaattatattgtatttttctgtTAATCATGTACActgatgttgttgttttgtcccTCAGAGGCAAAGACAAGGAATATGGTGTTTCCAGAGGAATCGACTTTCACAATGTTTCCAATGTGATCAACTTTGACTTTCCCACTTCGGTCGAGTCCTACATCCACCGCGTCGGCAGGTGAGCAGAGAAATCTTCCCGAATTATTACTGTAGATTGCATATGCTAAACACCTTGTGTCAGCGAGggaacactttacttgaaggggccgTTCATAAGAAACCTTTACATCATGTATGTTTTTGTTGACAACTtgatataaacaaaaacatcacAACCTGCttgtgtctttgtcatgacaacttgacgttACCAAGATGcacaacttgtcataaatctgtcataaacatgattgtaatGAAGTCATAATCATGTCATGTATTTTATTACAGCATAATTTGTATTTTGCCCCCAACTACAGTGATACAagctgtatttgtcattaaaatttaattcaatattaatGACGcgcttaaaaatgatttaatgacacttttaataagacattttaatgacaaatgtgttttttttgtccattggaaaaactgaaaaaatattcatgacacaattataatgtctcatgacagtcatgtttatgacagatttaggaccagttttgttgtcttggtaacatCAAGACTAAAACAGGTTGTGATATacgtttatgtcaagttgtcataacaaacaatgtcatctttgcatttaaaatgacataactgagcagaTTACACTTCACAGTTGTTATGAGCATGTGTAAAATCTCATTAACATTCGTGATGTCAGGGTTATAAAGGTTTTGGTGACAGTATTATGAACACCCTTTTAAATAACGTGTTACCACAATAGCTATTGTAAATTGCTATAtgctaaataaattatttgtttaatttttatttcaaatagaaaAAATCCATATTTTTTGCAAAATTCCATTCAAATAAAAGTAGgtagtcactggttcgagcctcggctggataagttggcggttcattccgctgtggcgaccccggattaaaaaaagagaccaagccgaaaagaaaatgaatgaatgaataaagcaagTCTGATGTGTGCTTACTATTTCTGCTTCCCTTTAGAACGGCTCGTGCAGATAATCCTGGCACGGCGCTGTCCTTTATTTCTCATGCAGAACTCTCAATGCTCTCAGAGGTTGAAAACGCTCTTACTGGAGGTAAAAGTCACTGATTTAAtatgatattaatttaaaaatgatcaCAGAAAGCTAAATCCTTTCAGCTTACTGTATATCTTTAAAATTTATAATAAGAAGTGGCCATTTGTAAAGGAACTCTCCTTATTTATTGGAAATATTGTCGTTTTACAACTTTTACCATCTTGTAATCTATTTAACGGATACAGGTCtgacagaagcacttttagcttagcttagcataaatcattgaggcggattagaccattagcatctcgtttaAAAGTGGCTATAGAGTTTCAATAGtttaaagctggactcttctgtaaataaatattatagactgacagaaaatgaaaagttgctattttgtaGGTTGATATGGCTAAGAActgctgcagtcatggtacagcagaaaagtttcttgattattatgcctGAATGTGAGtatagtgagtttttttttttttcttcaatttttaagtgagatgctaacggtctaatctgattcaatgatttatgctaagctaaaagtgctcccgtcagACTTCTGGATCTGCTatttggatttaaaaatggtcaaactcaactgtttaacactaggggagctgtaaaatgaaccTTTTTCTTAAAGTGTGGAGAgttcctttaaatatttaatatatttctattttCTGCAAGTGAAAAGAGCAGttgtattttaagatattttttttcacaagAAATATTTGTTCTTTCATTTCAGAAAGCAACCATTGTGTTAGTACACgatataactacagaagagtcaagctttaaatagcaaaataatttttctatttttaaatgagatgctaatggtctaatctgattcaatgatctatgctaagctaagctaaaagtgctcctgccaggcTTTTGGATCTGCTAATtggattaaaaatagaaaaaatgtgGAGCGTTCCTTTAAATGTTGAACTTAATTATATTTTCTGCAAGTTAAAGGAGAAGttgtatttcaaaatatatttttacacaagaaaaaaatgtattctttaatTTCAGACAGCAACAATTGTGTTTTAAAGCCATATGGATTCAAAATGGAGGAAATCGAGGGCTTCAGATACAGATGTCGGGTATGTGTGTATGATttagtttgtgatttttttgtcGATGTAAAAGTTTCTTAATTGTTATTCATTTCGTCAGGATGGAATGAGATCGGTGACGAAACAGGCGGTGAAGGAGGCCAGATTGAAGGAGATCAAGCAGGAGCTGCTCAATTCAGAGAAACTCAAAGTttgtgcttattttttttttttaaaccaagttCATTTCAACCAGTTAATCCCCACAGTTGAATAAGAGCTGTAAGCGAATCTGTTTATGTGTGACAGACGTACTTTGAAGACAATCCCAGAGACCTGCAGCTGCTCCGACACGACAAAGACCTGCATCCCGCCGTCATCAAACCTCACATGAAAAACGTGCCAGAATACCTGAGTAGGGAGTCATTGCCTATGTACAAGTCACTTTATTAGCTACACATTGCTAGTGTTAGGTTGACTGTGGATGCACTGAATTGTCTGCCTCTGAAAATTGTCATCTGAAAGATAAAACGTCCTCAATTCTCACCCTCGGGATAAGGGAGAGACAGACTGACTAACTTAAGCATAGACCAAATCCCTTTAAAGCATGTCATTTCACTTGACGTCCATCTTTGAAGCGCCGCTCAGGCATTTTGTTtaaatgggaaaacatcaaattctccaaaactgttccagcaggataacgcaatatgtcataaagcgtgaatcatctcaaactggtttcttgaacatgacaatgagttcactgttctcaaatggcttccacagtcaccagagctcaatccaatagagcacctttgggatgtggtggaacggcagattggcatcatggatgtgcagccgacaaatctgcagcaactgtgtgatgctatcatgtcaatatggagcaaaatctctgaggaatatttccagtagcttgttgaatctataccacgaagcattaaggcagttctgaaggcaaaagagggtccgacccgatactagcaaggtgtacctaataaagtggccggtgaatttATATATTGAATACACAGACAAAATGAAAGTGCATGTGTCATCTCTGTTTCAGTCCCGACTGCACTGAAAAGTCTCGTCAACCCTCTGAACCAACGGAGGAAAAGGAAGAAGGTTAAATCCAGCGGTGTGATGCTGAGCAGCTTTAAGGTCCGAATACAAACCTTTCCTTTATTTAAACAGTCTTTGTTCACTCTTTTATATCTAGTTTACAGGAATAATTCATCATTCACACACAATGCAGCTCTGTGTTAAAACTCATGGCGCTCAGGAACAATTTTTAGTTCCTCCTCCGCCAATATTGCcaagttgtcatgccaacttgctaccGTAAACAGAAACCATGCACAATGCTTGCTCCGCCCCCatgttcttctgattggtcctaTTCTTTGAAACTGACAGTGATGATCGACGCTGTGTGTAGTTTAAATTGACCCTTCGttaagccacacccgaaaaccgccacacaccaatcgtgggtTTGGAACCGTAGCTACGGGCAGGATGTCTGTCAAGCTTTGAGGGAAACAGATGCGTTGTGCATAtagattgtgcaaatctgatacccggtatcctaaaagtttggacagggtggtggaattttcCCTTTTCAATACCTAAAACCCAGGAGGAGAAATGCTAGCGTGGATCAAGCTCCtgcgctaaaggagcggagttgctaaaggagcggagttaagttagttttgatattcctgacacattcagagATAGACCGACGGCAATAACTCCCACAcatcttaccctaaacagatctaaactgtgtttcctacaaaaatacaaagcaggttctgtttcacagcgctctttttctttttccttcaaTATTAAGAGCACCGCTCCATTTAAACCCTCGCCATAGCTGTAGGGGCGAGCGTGatccagtcatatttccatctgttccAAGCTACGAATATTcggattacatatcaacagaacaaaacagagatctgatcacaaactgagcacttgcgttcattatatacttcacccgcagctgcttttcagtcatttataaccctcatgtccatgtcaaaGCTACAGTTCACTGATGTTTTCATCCGTCTTTTGGAGGTTTAGTCATTGGTGATGGCATTAATATTTGCTGggagggaaaatctatttgttcacttctgcgattgatactttgatttgcatttcaattgatttatttttgtccacttaactgcaaattagaatagaaacggtatataaagcacacaaacacacaggtgcTGTAcattatgggtcaatgatgctaatattcaacACAAATCCATccatttcccctttctggctgttctttctgtgaatgaattatgtagaagctcTGTCCATGCATGTTTCCtcatcagtaggcccacacggaatctgcacgcgcagattttcagcccatcattatttctgtttatttacctgtgtaaatgtgtgtaaatctatatttattcagtttttaaattaattacagtaatattattgactaatatgaaaatgttcatctgatttatgtacagtgcagtgtgtacagtaatattttctgtcttttagtagagatattatatgagagacttgctctgtttaccaaataaagtgaatctaattggatttgcattttaaaaattaaataaaagttaaaaagagattattttttagttcacatattaaggttttagttgtgatactcccaaaataattcagcaaaaatccgcagatttttaccaaaattctcagcagaaatggcaaaaaacattcgcagaatctgcagatttctgcaaattattttgggagtttcataactaaaaccttaatatgtgaacaaaaaaataatctcttttaacttttatttaatatttaaaatgcagaaacactttgattgacattctccatttgtacgtgtcatcagagggggaaagccccgcccactagtgaccatctctccctcattagcataggacgctagtcttgtttttgaatctgccactatgttcacacacaggcatttatagctccaccctcttttgaaaagagctcaatctcatttgaatttaaagcgacagtcaccaaaaccgcACAGTTGGGATCAAcgtctaaaaggggcagtttcaaagggttataaaacattatttgtgtggtattttgagctgaaacttcacacacacacacacacacacacacacacacacacacacacacagacaaaattaaaaactgcttttatccttgttgaaatatacattgtataatatatatatatatatatattgcgcaTGTGTGTTGTATTTGCAGAAGAATTACAGAGGCAGAAATCCACTAAAGAGTTTCCGCTACACAAAGAAGAGGCAAGGGGGGAAGAAGGCTGGCAAACCCTAATGGAGACTTTATGGATTTGGGATTTTGAGGACATTGAGCTGTCCTGGAGCTCACTGAACAGTGTATAGTGTGTCTCACACTCATTTTACACACAATTCAAGACTTCAGCTCTCAAGTAAAGACTGCAGGACTTCAATTGGATGTGTGTGTCACTGGTAAGTGGGTTGAGAATCACCGTCTGGACACAACATAAACATTCAGTCGACTGCTTTTGATTAAGCGACTGTTAGAAATGTTCCTTCTGAATATTGAACGTATAATATTGTATGTTTTGTTAATACTAAAAGCTCTACTTCAGACGTCTTGTGTGTTGACTTtgatcttaaaggtgcagtaagtgtgacactcagtggttgaactaggtattgcactcctggatcaaaacacattttcacagggctcctctgatgagtccacgcaaccgcaggttgtcagattgacgtgagtgtgcctgactatcaagtGTAAAGGTGGATTTAATACTgttttaagtcgtgttctaactaaaagcaacggtacgcgatagaagaaatattttccatattaaaaggaggttttttttctaaccaacaaatatttattaatgatcaattttaatacaaataagGAGTATGTGAAGGGGAACATCTACTTTTAGACATCGCTAAATGCCCGATTTGTTCTAAAATGAGCCAGCAATGATTTTGGCAATACCAGAAAAGGCACCTAAACAGATTTTTGACTCGATCATCAGTTGTGTCGTCGTACACATGAAGTGTAAGCTGTACACTGCTGAGGGCAGATtgaacacacacactcgtatAGATGTGAATATAACACTGTCATGTTTCCTGTGCTGAAAAACCTCAACCATTCAAAAAGCAaatgcaaaacaaacatttacagaacagaaacatctacacacactgAAGAAATCTCAATCCACCTCTACGGACATGTAAAAAGCACAACATTAGTGTTTAAAGTGGGTAGTTTAACACGTCAACCATACAAAACTTTCCTCTAGCGCCaaatgatcatatatatatatatatatattagggctgcacaatatagggTCATCgatatcactatatatatatatatatatatatatatatatatatatatatatatatatatatatatatatatagacatagatATAAGTTGTtgatgcttccagatttaagagtaccccaacaatgattaaagccacaaaaattatataacattttcggtggctcttagatcaatatagagtaacagaagtccagagcttattgttATTGGCATACATTTTTatacgattcgatataatattgtttattggcccagccctaagagtcactgctaagtttaccCATAATTGAGTGAGagttcatcatttgcatgtgtttttaaggcctgtgaccgTCCATTTCAGGAAAATTTAAACCTTTGGACGCAAAAAATGATGTTTAGAGGTGTAGCGaggattaattatatttaattatttatactatttatgcaaaaaatatatgcttttcttacttcgatttttgtcttgtttctagtccaactaTCTACATGTTAAAGAGATCAAATAAGATCGCTTTACTAAGCctattggcagataatttagcttgttttaaggaaaaactcttaattgaaaacaaaactatatttttacatGATCTTTTACGTGAAGAATGGTTTGATATTCGTACAAGACAAAGCGAAGTAAGAAAATCATGTTTAGCATTTTGAGTATTCAATTGCTGGACCTGAATACTGCTATAGTCAATATAGAgatattcaaaccatcttgtgaaataATTAtggtagaaaaataaaatatcgcaagttttccaataccgtgcagccctaatatatgtataacattatatatatatatatatatatatatatatatatatatatatatatatatatatatatataaatataaacacactgAAAAACAGATGAGTGAATCCCTCAAAAAACCTTTCGGTCATATTTCACCTCCAAAAAAACAGGATACATTTAAGGGCTCATTCACACAAAGACAACAACACATCTTTGCTTCTAAAGATGCAAAACGCAACAGTTCGGATTAATTTGAAGCACAGCATAAGGGGGCAAttgcataaaatgtttaattgatttgaattgaatgtACTTTTCCGTTTCGATAACGCAAggtgcaccacactgcctttttttgtCGACGAGAAAAAAGAAGTGTGCTGCACtatttatgttgctaggcaaccactgaatcagctgtgtattgCGTGTGAGCGCTACTGTTGATATtggtttaattgtaatatttaataatattaggaTATTCACGATTTGTGAAGTcttacagctctggataactcgaCAGCGAgcgctagtctctcctccatcttcgaaagtctctgtagttgtcttgacaacacaaacactgctgtgtTTGTCACCTCATCGGAAACCCTgcttctgctttcatttgattgaagaatctAAAATACGCTACTGATGTGTAGTGCGTTTATTCTGCTGGACACAGAGCTCAAAACGGAAACTTGCAAATTGTCGTCCCACATCCGAGCTCTTGTGATTGGCTcactgctgtggaactgacagtgatgagcacCGCCGCATGAGAAAGTCGATCTTTTAACTTGACACAGCGTCTAAAAACATCGTGCTCATGTGCGCGGCGCTTCATATAATTGAAGATGTGAGCGTAACGGTCACACACATCCATCAAGTGCGttcacattgaaaaacaatagaaaagtaccatgttctgtgtgaacggcccctaagACTGCATTTTGACATTATTACCATTTTACTCCTAAGATATTTTTCCAGAATTCCTTTATCATCATCACATTAATATTGTTTGCTGGATAATGGTGTCTTTATGGTAAATGAAACTGGCAACACTCACCAGTAAGAGCGATGTTAACCTTAACAAACACAACTTTTGAATATAACCACGTGTTAGTAAACGAAAATATTTCcggtaata
Protein-coding regions in this window:
- the ddx56 gene encoding probable ATP-dependent RNA helicase DDX56, producing the protein MEEDSVRFHEMGLDDRLLKALADLGWSQPTLIQEKAIPLALEGKDLLARARTGSGKTAAYAVPLIQRVLTSKQTVREQAVRAVVLVPTKELGQQVQTMIRQLTAYCSRDVRVADISGKADLSAQKPILMEKPDIVVSTPSRIQAHINAQNLQLHSSLEMLVIDEADLLFSFGFEADLKNLLCHLPKIYQAFLMSATLNDDVQALKELVLHNPVTLKLQGSQLPDSSQLQQYSIKCEEEDKFLLIYTLLKLGLVQGKTLLFVSDVDRSYRLKLFLEQFSIPACVLNSELPVHSRCHIITQFNQGFYNYIIASDEQGLESPAGSSQEKGKRKKNTGKKGKDKEYGVSRGIDFHNVSNVINFDFPTSVESYIHRVGRTARADNPGTALSFISHAELSMLSEVENALTGDSNNCVLKPYGFKMEEIEGFRYRCRDGMRSVTKQAVKEARLKEIKQELLNSEKLKTYFEDNPRDLQLLRHDKDLHPAVIKPHMKNVPEYLIPTALKSLVNPLNQRRKRKKVKSSGVMLSSFKKNYRGRNPLKSFRYTKKRQGGKKAGKP